The genomic stretch CAGCTTGGGGATCTCGCATCGCGGTTACCGCGGCGCTTTTGAACATAAGCCGGTTATCATCTCGGAAGGGAAGGAGCCCCTTTTCAGTGCGCGGGAAAGCGGCGATGAGGCCCATCTTTTGGCCAGCCGCTTACAGGGCATACCGGTTGTGGTGGGCAGGCAGCGCCAGGCCGCCATATCCCTGCTCTTGGAGGCTTGGCCGGAAACCCAGGTGCTCATCCTGGATGACGCTTTCCAAAACCTGAGGGTGGCACGGGACCTCGATATCCTTTGTTTTGACGCGGAAACCGGCATCGGCAACGGCAGGCTGATCCCGGCCGGATATTTGCGGGAACCGCTGGACGCCATTGACCCGGATACCCTGATCGTGATCAACCACAAAGGCCCGGATTCGGATACCGCCAGCCTGGAAAGCATGCTGCGAGAACGAAGCGGACACATATTCCACTGCCACTATCGGATCTCCGGAGCTGTGGACGCGGAAGGAAAACTGCATCCCGTATCCGATCTGAGGGGAAAAAGGGCCATGCTGGTGAGCGGGATCGCCAATCCGGCCTCTTTCGAACAAACTGCTAGATCCGTGGGGATCAGCTGGCTGAGCCATTTCCAATTTCCAGACCATCATCCCTTGTCCGATCCGCGGGAGATCGCCAGGATCGCGGAGCTGGCCGCAAAATACCGGGTCGGCCATTTGGTTTGCACGGAGAAGGATTTGGCCAAGTTGAGCGTGCATAAGCAACTCCGGGACTCGCTGTTTGCCCTGCGGATCGGGCTGGACTGTCCCGAGGCATCCCAACTCAAGGAACTGATCAGGCTTAGGCTGGAACTGTGAACCCGCTTTTGGAAGTTGCCAACACCCCAGAACTCGCTTCACAGAGCGTCTGGGCCTATCTTGCCGATCATCTGGACACCATTCAACTGCTGCATTTCTTTCTCATATCCTATCTGATCTCGCGCCTTTTCGTGCGCTACAAGCTGCCGGAACGCTTCGTTTTCTGGGTCTTCGAGGAGAAGCACATCAGCCTCTCCAAGCTGATCCTGATCATCATGCTCAGCACTGCCGCCCTGTCCATGGTCATCGCCAACGTGATCACACTGCTGGCGATCCTGCCGGTGATATTGCTGGTTCAAAGCGAACTGCAGGGCACGGAAAAGGAAAAGAAGAAGCTCTCCACCCTGATCATCCTCTCCGCGATGTGGGGCGCGAACATCGGCGGGATCGGGATGCTGACCGGCACGACGGCCAACGGGGTGTTTGTGGGCATGCTGGGTGGATACGCGTTTGAGACCAGGCACAGCTTCAGTTTCATCTCCTGGATGACCTGGGCGATTCCTCTGGCAATGCTGCTCTGCTTTTGCGGCTGGCTGATCCTCAAGGCCGTGTTCCACCCCGTGCGCCAGCTTTCGGTGGCAAATATCCGCCAACAACTTGAGCAGAACAGCGTCACACCCAAGGTCCAGAAGATCGTGCTGGCCCTGGCCGGATTCTTCCTCGTCAGTACAGCCCTGCTCTCCTATCTGATGGGCCAGTTTTGGGAACTGAGGGTTTCGATCTACGCGGTCGAGGCCGTTTGGACGGTCGTCTTTATCCTGCTCCTGTTCGTGATCCCCTTCCGCCTGAAACCTGGAACCAAGGGTTCGCCGCTTTTGGCGACCGCAGACGTTCTGCGCGATCTGCCCAAGCGCGGCCTGCTCTGGATCCTGATCGGCATGACGGTCACCGGCATCCTCTACCTGGCTGGCATGCCGGCGATCCTGGCCAACGCCCTCTCCTCCTGGGTGCGGGCCGATTCCTCCATCCTGCTGCTGATGCTGCTCATCACCCTGGCGACCATCTTTTTCTCAGAAATACTCAGCAACCTCGTGGTCCAGATCGCCCTCTTTGCCACCCTTTTTCCCCTCAGCGCCGGATATCCAGACCTTTCCTGGCAGATGCTGCTGATCATAACCCTGGCCACAAGCTGCGCCTTCATGTCGCCAATCGGCACCCAGGTGAATGGCCTTGGGTTCGGCGCTTCCAGGAAAATATCCCTGCCCTACATGCTGGGGGCGGGATTTCTGATGAACTTGGTAAGCGCCACCCTCATCACCATCTGGGTCCATTTCGTGGTCCCGATCGTACTCAAATGGTACGCCTGATCCTTCTGTAGCAAGAATACAGCACCCTCCTCAGCCTTTTTCCCAGTCGGACACTTGTAGAATACGATTTTCTGGAATAAATATTGCTTTTAACAAACGCAATACGATACCGGATTGAGTAGCCCAGGCGCCTGGACCACCGACGCCAGACCGGTATTTAGCTTGAGCTTGCAAACAAACGCAGGGGCGGCAGCGGCAGATCCATCGCCAGCGTGATATACCTGTGTCGCCTGCAGTTCGGGAAAACATCCGTCATCCGCAAGGTTATCCTGGCAAAGTGAGTAAATAGGGCTCTCTTCCGAATCAAGTGGGTGTGGGCCTGCCGAATTAGAACCGAAGCACGTTTGGGCTGCTGAGCCTGCATCGGCAGAGGCGGCGAGGCTTCCTTGGGGATCTATAAAGTCTCACCCAAACTTGCAAATGGGTATCACCTGTCACAGTGGTCGTAACTGTTTATCGGATTGTGAGATGAATAGGACTGGCATTAGACTTAGCCGTCATAATCATGGCGGCCCAGGCCCCCGACTTTCTAATAGGTACATTCAGCCAATACCAGTTAAGGTATGCTGGTAATGATTACGATCAAAATTTCATGGATTTAGCCCAAAGACTTCGATTACTTCCGGCTGAAAGTCTTGCAGAAATGTGGATACTTGATGGAGGGACTTACCCACTTAGTTTGAAAGAGAGCCCTATTTTTCGGGGGAGTTCTATCCCTAGTTTTAGACCTTTTCCAGAGAGTCTATGTGCAAAGTTCTTCTTGATACCGCTTTGCAAAAACCTTGATACTGGGGTCTCATCAAAAACAGCGATTGGCAATGAAAGTGACACTATTTGCAATTTCTCTTGATACTCTATAGGATCACAGGAAATTCCACTTCCCCCACATGGCTCCCTTTATCAATACGGTGTTAATACGGACTCAATACGGACAAAGTCCGTAATGAGTCCGTATTGATACCGTATTGATAAGGAGGGCGA from Candidatus Syntrophosphaera sp. encodes the following:
- the lpxK gene encoding tetraacyldisaccharide 4'-kinase codes for the protein MAEVNAAYQKRRRSARAEGAWHPGCKTVSIGNITSGGSGKTPFCIYLAELLGAEGISLGISHRGYRGAFEHKPVIISEGKEPLFSARESGDEAHLLASRLQGIPVVVGRQRQAAISLLLEAWPETQVLILDDAFQNLRVARDLDILCFDAETGIGNGRLIPAGYLREPLDAIDPDTLIVINHKGPDSDTASLESMLRERSGHIFHCHYRISGAVDAEGKLHPVSDLRGKRAMLVSGIANPASFEQTARSVGISWLSHFQFPDHHPLSDPREIARIAELAAKYRVGHLVCTEKDLAKLSVHKQLRDSLFALRIGLDCPEASQLKELIRLRLEL